The Bradyrhizobium sp. CCBAU 051011 DNA segment CTGCAAGCTCTTCGCGTCCGCCCATCTTCTGCTTCACCATCTGACCGTGATGGACAACAAATTTAAAATCAAGATCGCTCATTGCAACACAGGCTTTGCACTCGCAGGTCGATGCCTGCTTGACGTCACGCAGGCGCCTACGGAACTTGAAATAGGCCGTCTCAATAACGTCCTGTAGTACCGAGCCATCGACTTTCTCGGCCACCGCGTAGACGAAGGCGGCATCGCCCTCAAACTTTGCGAGTCGGAAAGGCGGCCTGAGACCTTTGACCACTGTGTTCATGAAATCGGCGATGATGTCCTGCGCGTGGTCGAGCTCGACTCCTGCGAGGAAGCTCGTGTAGCCGGAGATATCGGCGATCGCGAAAAAGGCCAGTTCGGGCTTCGGAAGCATCGCATTTCCTCCAAAATAAGCGGAACATTCTCCCGCCTCCTGATAGAGTTATGCCACGTAATGTCGCGTAAGGGATGCGAAATAACAGCTCAGGGCGCTCTGCTTCAGCGTGTCACCCTTTGGACGACGTAGGCTTTTGGGCAATCAGCGAACTTTCTGGATTAGGCGGATGGCCGCTTCGCGCCAGAAGCGGCCCTTGGCGCGCTCGAAATCCAACTTTCGCTTTACCCCCCGAAACCCGACTCAACTCGGCTATCGCGGTATGTCCGAAATGTGCCGCCAGATGCAGACGTCCCCACAGGGGCGTTCGCGCGGGCGAATCGCAATCAAGTATGCATCTGCCTCAATCGACAATGCGCATCTAGTGACTTGAATTTTTCACCTCGACCGGCGCGTTGTATTCGAACTGTAGTTTTCTTGTACGCTTGGCTTCATGCGGGCCTCCTGCCCGCCTGTTCGCGCACGATGTAATCCGCGTACCAGTCGAACCAGTTGGCGTCGGGTTGGCCAGTCTGCTTCTCGTGCTCATCATGCGCAGCCGCTGCACGTCGTAGTGCGTCAGCAAGCACGTTCGACGAAGCAAAGGTAGTGTCCGCCTCCACGCGGCCGGGTAAGCGCTGCGTTAGTTGCTGGATCAGCCAAGCATTACCCTCCGAATCCCCGAATGTCGCCAAGGCACCGTAACTCGGCCGATCTGGATCGGGACCCATAACGCGCCCATTCGGCCCGCGGTGAAACACCTCGCTTACGTCGGCCCCACGCTTGATGAGTTCGTCGCGGGCCGCTCCGATATCGGAGACGACGAGAAAGTGGAGCGGCGCCGCCGCAAGCTGGATTGAGGCTGGTGATCCAGGAGGCGTGAACTGCACGGCGCGCGAGCCGTCAGCTCGGGTGAAGTCAGCATCCAGCCGCCAACCGAGATCGCTGTAGAATTTCTTGGCGCGATCGACGTCGGCAACCGGCAGGACGGCAACCTCGAGCTTCATGTTCAAGCGTTGCTGATTCGGATTCTCGCTTCGCGTTCTGGTCTCAAAACTGACCATATCTCTATTCCTTTCGTTGCTTGCTGCTTCTTGATAGCCTCACAGTTCCGCAAATCCGCCGTCGACTACCACTTCCGATCCGAGCATGTAGCTGGATGACTCGCTGGCGAGAAACAGCACCGCTGCAGCAATTTCGTCGGGCCGTCCAAGGCGCCCGATCGGAATCATCTTGCTCGCGCCTGCGAGATAATCGCGAAACTGCGCTTCGGTCTGACCCGGATGTTCAGACTGTCCCACACCACGAAGAATCGGCGTTTCGATCAACCCCGGGCTGACGGCGTTTACGCGAATTCGCCGGCCAAGCAGCTCCGTCGAAAGGGTGCGAGCAAAAGGATCGTACTGCCGCCTTCGAGGCAGACAAGATGGCGCGACCCGGCACCCCAACCAAGTTCAGCCATGCAGCATTCAGGATGATCGAGCCACCCTCACGCATGACCGGTTCGACTGCCTGGACCGAAAAGAATACAGACCTGACATTCGTATCCATGAGCCCGTCATATTGCGCCTCACTGGTCGTCGCTACCGGCGTGACATAAGCCGCGCCCGCGTTCGCAAAAAATATGTCGAGCGCGCCGAAGGCCTGCTGCACATCGAAAGCCATCTTCTGAAGGGAGTTGCGGGAAAGTACGTCGGCCTGCAGTGACAGCACGTCGCCTCCGATGAATTTGCGTGCCTGTTCGAGCGCGTCCGCCTCGCGGCCAGTAATGGCGACCCGCGCACCGTTGGCCACAAGAGCTTTGCGGTGGCCAGGCCGATGCCCGAAGTGCCACCAGTAATGAGCGCAGTCTTCCCGTTGAGCATCGAGTTCTCCTGATCGTTTGGGCTGTTGATTTCGTGAGCGATACTTCTTGTCTTCGTCCCGCCTGACTTACTTACGGTGGCCGGCGTGACCCATTTTCTCGTGTTCAGGCACGATGAATGTCAGCGTCGTCGTCTGGCCGGGGAAAACTTTGTGGTCGGCGTCGACCAACGCGATCGTCACCTTGTGCGGACCAGCAGGTAGGCCGGCAATATCGACGGTATTGTTGTCGCTCGCGTCCGCCCACCACCACGGCAGGTCGTCGACGGTGATGTGGAGATGCCCGATACGGGGCGACACTTGGCGCGCGCCAGCCCCGAACACCTGAACAATGCGAACATTTTCCACTCGATACTGCGCCCAGAAGACGCCAATCGCCAGACCCTCGGGAAGCGGGGGGTCGACGATCAGCCTGGGAGCAGGCTCGTTTTCGACAGCGACGTACGGGGAAGCCCCGCGGATTTCCCTCGCGCTTTGAGCTAAGGCGTTGGTTGCGAGCACGGTGCCGGCCGCAATGGCGCCGACGGCAAGAGTCTTGACGAGAGTCATGGCATGACCTTCCTTAATAGGTGACAGCTTGCGAGTTTTTGTGGATCGATTGGCGAATATGGGCAAACTAATCGCGCTTTGCGGGCCACCGCAGGCGGCGCAGTTCGTCGGCAAGAGCATGGACCGCCGTCTCCTGAAATCGACGCGCCCAAAGATTCAGCCACTCCTCGTTGCCCAAGAAGAACTTCCAGTCGCTGACGACTGCTTGCCTTATGAGCAGGAACGGCACCGGCGCCGTGAATGGCCGAAAGCTGGGGTTATAAATTGCAGCCCTCTCATTGCGTTCGTAGAACGCTCCGAGCACCAATCCGTCTTCCGCATGGGATGGAACGGCGAGACGCTGCAGGACGTCTTCGAACAGACCGTGAGCACGATCTGCCAATAGATCGGTGAAACGCGCCTTTGGTCGAAATCGCGCTGGCTCTCCGATTCTCGAGCCAGGCAAACTTTACTCGCGCATTCAGGCAGTCGACGGGCCTGGCACCCGGCCAATATCGTCGCGAGGTAACGGCGGCGCTCGATATGAATGCGCTGCGCGTGAGGAGTGGTTTCAAGGAAACCGACCTGCGCATCACTCTCGGCAAGGCTTTCGATGAGAACTTGTTGGGTGGCCAACTCAGCCTGCGCGGCCGGACGCCCAATGCGATCAACACCTGAGCGCCAAATTGTACCGAGTACAATGTTACACTTGAACCGACGCAAATATCGGAGCACTCTTAGTATTGATCCGAACTTGTACTGATTGTACCGAGACGGGTAGGCGAGGAAGCTCATACCGACAACGGTCACGGGGATCGGGGAAGGAGACGAGCCATGGAGCTGACGACCACCACGATCCTGATCGCCTTTGCCGGCGTCTTCCTGATCTGCTTCATGAAGGGTGCGTTCGGCGGCGGGTTCGCCATTGTCGGCATTCCCTTGCTTTCACTGGTGATGGATCCCGTGACCGCCGGCGGTCTGCTCGCGCCATTGTTCGTCGCGACGGACTTGTACGCGTTGCGCTACTGGAAGCCTTCGACGTGGTCGAAGCCGGACCTCAAGCTGCTGTTGCCGGGGCTCGTGGCTGGCATCGGGCTCGGCTATGTGCTGTTTCGTGTGCTCGACCATCGGGCCGTTGCGATCGTGATGGCCGTTGTCAGCCTGATCTTCGTCGCGCTGTGGTTCTTCGGCGGCCCCGATGTGACGGTCCAGCCGCGTTCGACGCCGAAGGCGGTCGCAGCCGGCCTCGGCTCCGGAGTCGCCTCAATGGTCGCGCACTCCGGCGGACCGCCGCTTGCGATGTATCTGCTGCCGCTTGGGCTAAGCAAGGACGTTTATGCGGGAACGAGCAGCATGTTCTTCACCGTCGGCAACGCGCTCAAGGCGGTGCCGTGGCTGTTGCTGGTGAGGCCGGGACACAACGTCTGGATCGTGATGGCGGCGTGCCTGCTCGCCATTCCCGCCGGCGTGTGGGCCGGTTGGCGACTTCACGGCAAGCTGGACCAGCGCCAGATCTATCGGGCTTGCTATGGATTGCTTGTCATCACTGCGCTGAAGCTGTTGTGGGACGGTGTGCACGGCTATCTAGCTTAGGCGGCGATCCATCGAACCCTTCCGTAATTTTGAGGGCAACGATTGCCGCAACTCGGCGAGTGGCCGCTTTCCGTAACATCTGTCACGCGAGCCGGCGGCGGTCCTGGTAGAGACAGTGCCCGCCTGTGCTCTATCCGCGGGGCGAACCGCAGGACGGCGCCAACTGCGAAGCGCATCATTTCGACTGCTTGTCCGATTTGTTCGCCGCAATACCCTATTCTACGATGGGGGCGTAACACACCTACCCGAGTAGCTTCCGCGGTATATGTTGGGATGAAACCACGGAGATAAGCCAATATGGTCGATGTGATGCACGACGCTTAGTTCGATTCTGGCCCGAGCATTAGAAGCTCCATTCCAAACGCGCCCAAAAAATTTGGCGGGGATAGAGTTGCTTACATAACGACTCAGCAGCTTAAGTGCTGGCTGGGGCGGGAGGGATCGAACCTCCGAATGGCGGAATCAAAATCCGTTTGATTATTCAAAGATTTCAAGGGGCATTTGGAAAAAACGGTCAAAATGGCCTCTAATAATATCAACAGCTTGGCAGCTATTTCCAAATGAAAAAGTTGCCCCCCGACCCCGGACCGCAACCTGGAATTATCTCGCAGCCGTTGCTGATGCGGGCGAAGGAACGACGTTATTCGAGCCGATCCGGATAGGCGCTCAAGATAGATGCTCCCGCCCTCGCGCTCTTGGGGACAGTGTGGAGTTCAAATCGCGACTTCACGAAGGTCGCCGTTCCTTGCTGGCCACCTAGCGAAAATCTCCTCGTCCGACGCTCTCCGCTGCGGCGAGCAGAACCTCGCCCTGGCCGAGCTCCAGGGCCTCCCGACCCGTCAGGCCGTCAAGCTCGTCGTGGACCTGCACGAGAAAACGGAAGACGGCCAGGGGGACCTGCCAGTCGTTCCCGTAGGGCGGGTAACTCGGGATAGGGTTTTCCATCGCGATTGAGTTGCCAGACCGGAAGGCGGAAGCCGCGCTTGACCTCCGTCCAACCCGAAAAGTTGTCCGTTCTGTCGCTTCGTATTGATCGTTACTCGCCAAATGTGCAGCAACTCGGCAAGTTCTTCGGCTCTGCGCATGTCTTTGCCGGACAGGATATCTGCAGCTCTGATTCGACCCCGGTCCCGCGCCGCCACTGCTCATGAAGCAGGTATTGGAATTTCCAGCATGTTGGCGATCGGCGTGTAGATGTCGATGTTTGCTCCCGGAGCTCTCACGGAGACGACCAGCGCATAACGCGCCGAACGATCCCAACGCTGAAGCGCAGGCTTTTCCTTCCACCAGCCACTGACGGGAAACACCCCGATCGCATCGCGCTCAGCTAGTTCTGCCGCACTTCCGCGCCAAATATCCGAGTGGATCGATCCCTTATCGCGAATCGTACCGAGCACCCAATTGTCGCCACCTGCCGCGGCTCCAACCTGCCCCTCCTCCTCCGCCTCGGCAGCCTTGTTGATTCGTTGGCGAAATTGCTGGAGGCTCTCCAATGACCGCTTTACCGCAAACCGGAGCGAATGAGACGAATAGCGGTGCCGTCTCGTCCATCCCCGCTCGCCGGGGTTAGGCTCGACGAAATAGGACAACGTCACGCGTAGCTCGACATCCTGCTCCCCCAACGCGAGCAATTCGTCTCGGGGCCACGGCAAGCGGTGTAGGTTCATGCTGCGGGTCTTAATCGCCGAGCCATCCTTCCGGAACGGAAGAAGGGCATCTTCGACCATCAGGGTCGCATCGTCCGTCGCACTCATCACTGCGCGACCGATATCAGGTACGCCCCATCCGTATCGGCGAAGCATGGCTGCTTTCTGTGCCTGCGCACCCCCCTCGATCCGCGCACGCATCGCCGGCGTCCATTCGGCCGAGTGCACCGCGAGAGCTCGCACGGTTTCTGGCCAAAGCTGGGGGCGGGCAACCAAAACGCCGGCGCAAAGATGCGCGCCCAATGCCGCGGCCGCGCTGGTATCGCCAAACGTCTCGAAGAGACGCATTTGCGGACGATAGTGCGTTGTTATGAGCTGGAGATCATCGATCGCTGACGCCGGATTGACACCGTCATGGGCAAAGTTGCCACCTTCGAACACGACGTCCGGTCGGATCGGCCACTGACGATCCCAAACGCCAGACGTTCGGCTCGCCGGAGACAATTCGCCAGCGGGCGCCACTGGCTGCCAGCCATTGAAGTCGGGATGAAAGATGCCGATTTTGTCGGTGTACGCTCCGACAACTAGCGGATTCCATGCCTGAGCGGGGCTCTCGACCTCTTCAAGGTCGTTACGGTCCGGATAGTCTGGAGCCGAAATATCACCTCGCAGATTCCCGGCGGCGAGCACCATGAGGCGCCGACGGTCGCCGCCGCCATAGCAAAGCTGGTCGACGGCCGCCGACCACGAAGATGGGCGACCGCGACCAAGACCGACTTCGCTCGTCACCGCCATGCAGAAGACCCGCCGACGACGCGGAGCTTGTGCCTCAGCCTTGTTGATACCGATTTCTGTGATTGCTCCATAAAGTTCGGGATCGTTCTGGCCAGCTGGCGGCAAGACCTTGACCGTCTCCAATCGATGGCGCAGGTCAACTTGACCACCATGGCTAAGCGCCGCTTCAAGATCGCCATAGAGCGCGACACCTGACATCGACGTACCGTGGCCATTCCAGTAAGAGCTGTCACCTACGCCCCAGCCGTTGTCATAGGCGTGCTGGTCGACGGCATCCAAGCCCGGCTCGATCAACGGATGCGTCCGGGTCGCTCCGCTGTCGAGAAGACAGATGGCCGGCGCCAGCGCATCAGGTGCGTCAACCCGATCGACGAGATCGCCCGCCCAGTCTGCCTGTTCGACTGGGCGCATCTCGAGAAAGAGCGTCGGCGTGTCCTTAGCGATGCGCAACTCGGCCACGGCGTCGCTATTGTCGACGAGCCTTGCCATCGCTTCCTCGTTGGCGAGCGCCAGGACCACGTCGCGCTCGGGGAAGCTGATGGCATGTTCCTTCAGGGTTACATTGAGGCGTTGTGCGACATGCCGAAGGGTCTCCAGGCGACCGTCGCGAACCCATACCTCCCACCACGCCTGACGACCAGCCGTCGGAAAAAGCGCCATGTCGTCCGTGAAGAGCGAACGAACAGCTCCAAGGCGAACATCCTCGATTCGAGCGACCAAGGCCTCGTTCCTCGGCTTTCCCGACTTCGTGTTCTCGTCGCGATAAGCCTCAACCTTTTTGGCAAAGAAATCCGCTGAGCGCTCAGGTACGAACACAGTGGCCGAAACCATTTCCTGATTATCGGCGGTAGGCTTAACGGCAACGAGCTCAATTTTGGCAGGCTTATTCTCAAGATCTTGGACAGCCTCCCGCTCCGCCGCCGGGATCTCGAATTCGAGATAGAACCCCTTCTCGCCTTCAGCGACCGCTTGGTCGCGGGCTCCAAGTTTCTGCCGAGCCTGCCGGACGGCGGCACCGATCGCGTGGCCGAGTTTCTGTGCGTGCCGCGCTCTCACCCTGGCAGGCGGCAGTCCCGTGATGACAATGCGAGGCGATGTGTACGGCTCTGCTTGACCGCCACCCTCAACATGAAAATGCGGCCGATTGCGCGGCGGTCGTGCCATCTATCGTCTGCACCTCAACTCGTGGCGGCTCTGCGTTCCGCCAATGTCGAGAGCAGCGTTGGCGTCCTGATCTCGCTTCTGTCCTCGAGTACGGCGATCTTCGCCGCCTCGTCGGCAGCCCTTGATACTTCCGCCTGGCTTAAACCCACAGTGGCTTCTAAAATCGATGACCAATTGATGTCCGAGAGGTCAAATCCCGTCAGATGCGATTCCAATATGCCGCGAGCGATCTCCGGGTCCGGCAATCCATAAAGAATGACGTCGTCGAAACGCCGGAAAACGGCTTTGTCTAGCAGCTCTGGGTGGTTGGTCGCAGCAACGATCAGGCTCGGGCCATCATCGTTCTCCAAAAACTGGAGAAATGAATTGAGCACGCGCCGGATCTCGCCGACATCGTTCGTGTGCGATCGTTGTGAACCGATCGCATCGAACTCGTCAAAGAAGTATACGCCGCGCTGAACTGCAACAGCATCG contains these protein-coding regions:
- a CDS encoding VOC family protein — protein: MVSFETRTRSENPNQQRLNMKLEVAVLPVADVDRAKKFYSDLGWRLDADFTRADGSRAVQFTPPGSPASIQLAAAPLHFLVVSDIGAARDELIKRGADVSEVFHRGPNGRVMGPDPDRPSYGALATFGDSEGNAWLIQQLTQRLPGRVEADTTFASSNVLADALRRAAAAHDEHEKQTGQPDANWFDWYADYIVREQAGRRPA
- a CDS encoding SDR family oxidoreductase, coding for MLGRRIRVNAVSPGLIETPILRGVGQSEHPGQTEAQFRDYLAGASKMIPIGRLGRPDEIAAAVLFLASESSSYMLGSEVVVDGGFAEL
- a CDS encoding SDR family oxidoreductase gives rise to the protein MANGARVAITGREADALEQARKFIGGDVLSLQADVLSRNSLQKMAFDVQQAFGALDIFFANAGAAYVTPVATTSEAQYDGLMDTNVRSVFFSVQAVEPVMREGGSIILNAAWLNLVGVPGRAILSASKAAVRSFCSHPFDGAAWPANSRKRRQPGVDRNADSSWCGTV
- a CDS encoding DUF6130 family protein translates to MTLVKTLAVGAIAAGTVLATNALAQSAREIRGASPYVAVENEPAPRLIVDPPLPEGLAIGVFWAQYRVENVRIVQVFGAGARQVSPRIGHLHITVDDLPWWWADASDNNTVDIAGLPAGPHKVTIALVDADHKVFPGQTTTLTFIVPEHEKMGHAGHRK
- a CDS encoding DUF6875 domain-containing protein, coding for MADRAHGLFEDVLQRLAVPSHAEDGLVLGAFYERNERAAIYNPSFRPFTAPVPFLLIRQAVVSDWKFFLGNEEWLNLWARRFQETAVHALADELRRLRWPAKRD
- a CDS encoding AraC family transcriptional regulator — protein: MVEIALALRFSSQANFTRAFRQSTGLAPGQYRREVTAALDMNALRVRSGFKETDLRITLGKAFDENLLGGQLSLRGRTPNAINT
- a CDS encoding sulfite exporter TauE/SafE family protein gives rise to the protein MELTTTTILIAFAGVFLICFMKGAFGGGFAIVGIPLLSLVMDPVTAGGLLAPLFVATDLYALRYWKPSTWSKPDLKLLLPGLVAGIGLGYVLFRVLDHRAVAIVMAVVSLIFVALWFFGGPDVTVQPRSTPKAVAAGLGSGVASMVAHSGGPPLAMYLLPLGLSKDVYAGTSSMFFTVGNALKAVPWLLLVRPGHNVWIVMAACLLAIPAGVWAGWRLHGKLDQRQIYRACYGLLVITALKLLWDGVHGYLA
- a CDS encoding S8 family peptidase yields the protein MARPPRNRPHFHVEGGGQAEPYTSPRIVITGLPPARVRARHAQKLGHAIGAAVRQARQKLGARDQAVAEGEKGFYLEFEIPAAEREAVQDLENKPAKIELVAVKPTADNQEMVSATVFVPERSADFFAKKVEAYRDENTKSGKPRNEALVARIEDVRLGAVRSLFTDDMALFPTAGRQAWWEVWVRDGRLETLRHVAQRLNVTLKEHAISFPERDVVLALANEEAMARLVDNSDAVAELRIAKDTPTLFLEMRPVEQADWAGDLVDRVDAPDALAPAICLLDSGATRTHPLIEPGLDAVDQHAYDNGWGVGDSSYWNGHGTSMSGVALYGDLEAALSHGGQVDLRHRLETVKVLPPAGQNDPELYGAITEIGINKAEAQAPRRRRVFCMAVTSEVGLGRGRPSSWSAAVDQLCYGGGDRRRLMVLAAGNLRGDISAPDYPDRNDLEEVESPAQAWNPLVVGAYTDKIGIFHPDFNGWQPVAPAGELSPASRTSGVWDRQWPIRPDVVFEGGNFAHDGVNPASAIDDLQLITTHYRPQMRLFETFGDTSAAAALGAHLCAGVLVARPQLWPETVRALAVHSAEWTPAMRARIEGGAQAQKAAMLRRYGWGVPDIGRAVMSATDDATLMVEDALLPFRKDGSAIKTRSMNLHRLPWPRDELLALGEQDVELRVTLSYFVEPNPGERGWTRRHRYSSHSLRFAVKRSLESLQQFRQRINKAAEAEEEGQVGAAAGGDNWVLGTIRDKGSIHSDIWRGSAAELAERDAIGVFPVSGWWKEKPALQRWDRSARYALVVSVRAPGANIDIYTPIANMLEIPIPAS